Proteins from a single region of Chromobacterium sp. ATCC 53434:
- the dapD gene encoding 2,3,4,5-tetrahydropyridine-2,6-dicarboxylate N-succinyltransferase → MHPIQSLIEQAFENRAEITPATVSPELKAAIEQVIAELDAGRLRVAEKQDGDWVVNQWVKKAVLLSFRIRDNAVQDDGVNRYFDKVDTKFADWSPARFQEAGFRVVPGAVARKGSFIAKNTVLMPSYVNIGAYVDEGAMVDTWATVGSCAQIGKNVHLSGGVGIGGVLEPLQANPTIIEDNCFIGARSEIVEGVIVGEGSVISMGVYIGQSTKIYDRETGDVMYGRVPPGSVVVSGNLPSKDGSHSLYCAVIVKKVDAQTRSKTSINELLRGV, encoded by the coding sequence ATGCATCCGATCCAAAGCCTGATCGAACAGGCGTTCGAGAACCGCGCCGAAATCACCCCCGCCACCGTGTCGCCGGAACTGAAGGCCGCGATCGAGCAGGTCATCGCCGAGCTGGACGCCGGCCGCCTGCGCGTCGCCGAGAAACAGGACGGCGACTGGGTGGTCAACCAGTGGGTGAAGAAGGCCGTGCTGCTGTCGTTCCGCATCCGCGACAACGCGGTGCAGGACGACGGCGTCAACCGCTACTTCGACAAGGTGGACACCAAGTTCGCCGACTGGTCGCCGGCCCGCTTCCAGGAAGCCGGCTTCCGCGTGGTGCCGGGCGCGGTCGCGCGCAAGGGCAGCTTCATCGCCAAGAACACCGTGCTGATGCCGTCCTATGTCAATATCGGCGCCTACGTCGACGAAGGCGCGATGGTGGACACCTGGGCCACCGTCGGCTCCTGCGCCCAGATCGGCAAGAACGTGCACCTGTCCGGCGGCGTCGGCATCGGCGGCGTGCTGGAGCCGCTGCAGGCCAACCCGACCATCATCGAGGACAATTGCTTCATCGGCGCGCGCTCGGAAATCGTCGAGGGCGTGATCGTCGGCGAGGGCTCGGTGATCTCGATGGGCGTCTACATCGGCCAGTCGACCAAGATCTACGACCGCGAAACCGGCGACGTGATGTACGGCCGCGTGCCGCCGGGCTCGGTGGTGGTATCCGGCAACCTGCCGTCCAAGGACGGCAGCCACAGCCTGTACTGCGCCGTCATCGTCAAGAAGGTGGACGCGCAGACCCGCAGCAAGACCAGCATCAACGAACTGCTGCGCGGCGTGTAA
- the dapC gene encoding succinyldiaminopimelate transaminase, with product MNPRLTQLHPYPFQRLAALLADAAPPAALPHISLAMGEPKHPAPERVKQALCDNLAGLSGYPATQGTLALRRACADWAERRYGVPLDPEREVLPVNGSREALFSLTQCLIDPDAAERPVVVSPNPFYQIYEGAALLAGAEPHYVNCEAGRGFQPDWDAVPDEVWRRAQLVIVCSPGNPTGSVMGLADWEKLFALSDRHGFVIASDECYSEIYFDAPPLGGLSAARALGRGLDRLVMLTSLSKRSNVPGMRSGFVAGDAAVLKDFLLYRTYHGSAMSLTVQAASQAAWADEAHVEANRAAYAAKFAAVLPLLSPVLDVAMPDAGFYLWAKVPDGDDVAFARELFAARHVTVLPGSFLARDAGGANPGRGYIRIALVAEAAECVAAAERIVEFCRQRQTALTELNIR from the coding sequence TTGAATCCGCGCCTGACCCAGTTGCACCCGTATCCGTTCCAGCGCCTGGCCGCCCTGCTGGCCGACGCCGCGCCGCCGGCCGCGCTGCCCCACATCAGCCTGGCGATGGGCGAACCCAAGCATCCGGCGCCGGAGCGGGTGAAGCAGGCGCTGTGCGACAATCTCGCCGGCCTGTCCGGCTATCCGGCGACGCAGGGCACGCTGGCATTGCGCCGCGCCTGCGCCGACTGGGCCGAGCGCCGCTACGGCGTGCCGCTGGATCCGGAACGCGAGGTGCTGCCGGTCAACGGCAGCCGCGAGGCGCTGTTCTCGCTGACGCAGTGCCTGATCGACCCCGACGCCGCCGAGCGCCCGGTGGTGGTGTCCCCGAATCCCTTTTACCAGATTTACGAGGGCGCGGCACTGCTGGCCGGCGCCGAGCCCCACTACGTCAACTGCGAAGCCGGCCGCGGCTTCCAGCCGGACTGGGACGCGGTGCCCGATGAAGTCTGGCGCCGCGCGCAACTGGTCATCGTCTGCAGCCCGGGCAACCCGACCGGCTCGGTGATGGGTCTGGCGGACTGGGAGAAACTGTTCGCGCTGTCGGACCGCCACGGCTTCGTCATCGCCAGCGACGAATGCTATTCCGAAATCTATTTCGACGCGCCGCCGCTGGGCGGCCTGTCCGCCGCCCGCGCGCTCGGCCGGGGCCTCGACCGGCTAGTGATGCTGACCAGCCTGTCCAAGCGCTCCAATGTGCCCGGCATGCGCTCCGGCTTCGTCGCCGGCGACGCCGCGGTGCTGAAGGACTTCCTGCTGTACCGCACCTACCACGGCAGCGCGATGAGCCTGACGGTGCAGGCGGCGAGCCAGGCCGCCTGGGCCGACGAGGCCCATGTCGAGGCCAACCGGGCCGCCTACGCCGCCAAATTCGCCGCAGTGCTGCCGCTGCTGTCGCCGGTGCTGGACGTCGCGATGCCGGACGCCGGCTTCTACTTGTGGGCCAAGGTGCCGGACGGCGACGACGTGGCCTTCGCCCGCGAGTTGTTCGCCGCGCGGCACGTGACGGTGCTGCCGGGCAGCTTCCTCGCCCGCGACGCCGGCGGCGCCAATCCCGGCCGCGGCTACATCCGCATCGCGCTGGTGGCGGAGGCGGCCGAATGCGTGGCCGCCGCCGAAAGAATTGTAGAATTCTGCCGCCAACGCCAAACCGCCCTGACCGAACTGAATATTAGATGA
- a CDS encoding DMT family transporter: MAPVKQKIVATSGILTTALVWGLMWYPFRSLNSQGVSVAMASLATYLVTIAVGLAVFFNLYRRQFRFEPVLLLLTLVFGWCNFSYTLAVAEGQVMRVLLLFYLSPLWTVLLSRLLLHERLTRSGWLVVGLSLLGCFVFIYRPGLFSGGLPLTHRYEWLALSGGMAFAFGNVISRRAHAIPVPVKSASIWFGVALIGAFSLFQSGELHKMLTIPADSWLVLAILGVVLLCTSVVSQHGLSILPATQAMTLMLMELVFAAISAYLLAGEAMTAQECLGGALIAGASLLSGQMTQPAQPKPQPIP; the protein is encoded by the coding sequence ATGGCACCTGTAAAACAAAAAATCGTCGCCACCTCCGGCATCCTGACCACCGCGCTGGTGTGGGGGCTGATGTGGTACCCGTTCCGCAGCCTCAACAGCCAGGGCGTCAGCGTGGCGATGGCCTCGCTGGCCACCTATCTGGTCACCATCGCGGTGGGGCTGGCGGTGTTCTTCAATCTGTATCGCCGCCAGTTCCGTTTCGAGCCGGTGCTGTTGCTGCTGACGCTGGTGTTCGGCTGGTGCAATTTCAGTTACACGCTGGCGGTGGCCGAAGGGCAGGTGATGCGGGTGCTGCTGCTGTTCTATCTGTCGCCGCTGTGGACGGTGCTGCTGTCGCGGCTGCTGTTGCACGAGCGGCTGACCCGCAGCGGCTGGCTGGTGGTGGGGCTGTCGCTGCTGGGCTGCTTCGTCTTCATCTACCGGCCGGGACTGTTCAGCGGCGGCCTGCCGCTGACGCACCGCTACGAATGGCTGGCGCTGTCCGGCGGCATGGCCTTCGCCTTCGGCAATGTGATCAGCCGCCGGGCGCACGCGATTCCGGTGCCGGTGAAGTCGGCGTCGATCTGGTTCGGCGTCGCCTTGATCGGCGCGTTCAGCCTGTTCCAGAGCGGCGAATTGCACAAGATGCTGACCATCCCGGCCGACAGCTGGCTGGTGCTGGCCATCCTCGGCGTGGTGCTGTTGTGCACCAGCGTGGTGTCGCAGCACGGCTTGTCCATCCTGCCGGCGACGCAGGCGATGACGCTGATGCTGATGGAGCTGGTGTTCGCCGCGATTTCCGCCTATCTGCTGGCCGGCGAGGCGATGACGGCGCAGGAATGCCTGGGCGGTGCCTTGATCGCCGGCGCCAGCCTGCTGTCCGGCCAGATGACGCAGCCGGCGCAGCCGAAGCCGCAACCGATACCGTAA
- a CDS encoding GNAT family N-acetyltransferase, whose product MQIRPMQPQDFAAFWPVFRAVVSARETYAFDPDMDEQAAYRLWCEAPLETWLAEDGGELLGSYFLKANAAGPGGHVGNCGYMVAEAARGRGVARALCEHSQLRARERGFLALQFNSVVATNEAAVALWRKLGFDVVGRLPRAYSHAVHGLVDCLVMYKWLGEADTPAMPEPVKLIGRKNIEATVSRRRRRD is encoded by the coding sequence ATGCAGATCAGACCGATGCAGCCGCAGGATTTCGCGGCATTCTGGCCGGTGTTCCGCGCGGTGGTGTCCGCCCGCGAGACCTATGCCTTCGACCCGGACATGGACGAGCAGGCGGCGTACAGGCTGTGGTGCGAGGCGCCATTGGAAACCTGGCTGGCCGAGGACGGCGGCGAGCTGCTGGGCAGTTATTTCCTCAAGGCCAACGCCGCCGGACCCGGCGGCCACGTCGGCAATTGCGGCTATATGGTGGCCGAGGCGGCGCGCGGCCGCGGCGTGGCCCGCGCGTTGTGCGAGCACTCGCAGCTTCGGGCGCGAGAGCGCGGCTTCCTGGCCTTGCAGTTCAACAGCGTGGTGGCCACCAACGAGGCGGCGGTGGCGCTGTGGCGGAAACTGGGCTTCGACGTCGTCGGCCGGCTGCCGCGCGCCTACAGCCACGCGGTCCACGGACTGGTGGACTGCCTGGTGATGTACAAATGGCTGGGCGAGGCGGACACGCCGGCGATGCCGGAGCCGGTCAAGCTGATAGGCCGCAAGAATATCGAGGCGACGGTGTCGCGGCGGCGCAGGCGGGACTGA
- a CDS encoding SlyX family protein, which produces MNTDTENRVEALEVRLAFQDELLDALNDTVARQQREIDLLQQQIRLLYQQFRSAQPDDGPGGSPRDDIPPHY; this is translated from the coding sequence ATGAATACCGATACCGAAAACCGCGTCGAGGCGCTGGAAGTGCGCCTCGCCTTCCAGGACGAACTGCTGGACGCGCTGAACGACACCGTCGCGCGCCAGCAAAGGGAGATCGACCTGCTGCAACAGCAGATCCGCCTGCTGTACCAGCAGTTCAGAAGCGCGCAACCGGACGACGGCCCCGGCGGCTCGCCGCGCGACGACATCCCGCCGCATTATTGA
- a CDS encoding Na+/H+ antiporter family protein: MNAVVLAVGAMLTLTLLRTHVVISLLIGALVGGLAGGLSLPATLAAFNQGITGGASVALSYALLGAFAVAIAKSGLPHAMADLAVQKLEHASAHRKLKWTLIVLLGCVSVASQNLVPIHIAFIPMLIPPLLYVMARLQLDRRLVACVITFGLVTPYMVFPVGFGDIYLKQILLGNAAKAGMDISGINVMRAMAIPALGMVVGLLSAVFVSYRKPRRYSLGKIENAERTRARVSRKSLATAFAAIVAAFSVQLYTDSMIMGALSGFLLFLAAGVVKWKDADGVFNEGMKMMAMVGFTMITAQGFAEVLRATGEIAPLVKAGAAMFDGQKPLAALAMLAIGMTVTLGIGSSFSTVPILTAIYVPLCAHLGFSPLATVSIIGTAGALGDAGSPASDSTMGPTSGLNLDGQHDHLRDTVIPTFLHFNLPLMTAGWIAAMVL, from the coding sequence ATGAATGCCGTTGTACTAGCCGTGGGCGCCATGCTCACCCTGACCCTGCTGCGCACCCATGTCGTCATCAGCCTGCTGATCGGCGCCCTGGTTGGCGGCCTCGCCGGCGGCCTGTCGCTGCCCGCCACCCTCGCCGCCTTCAATCAGGGCATCACCGGCGGCGCCTCGGTCGCGCTGTCCTACGCCCTGTTGGGCGCCTTCGCCGTCGCCATCGCCAAATCCGGCCTGCCGCACGCGATGGCCGATCTGGCGGTGCAGAAGCTGGAACACGCCAGCGCCCACCGCAAGCTGAAATGGACGCTGATCGTGCTGCTGGGCTGCGTCAGCGTCGCCAGCCAGAACCTGGTGCCGATACACATCGCCTTCATCCCGATGCTGATCCCGCCGCTGCTCTACGTGATGGCGCGGCTGCAGCTGGACCGCCGGCTGGTGGCCTGCGTGATCACCTTCGGCCTGGTGACGCCGTATATGGTGTTCCCGGTCGGTTTCGGCGACATCTATCTGAAGCAGATCCTGCTCGGCAACGCCGCCAAGGCCGGCATGGACATCTCGGGCATCAATGTGATGCGCGCGATGGCGATCCCGGCGCTGGGCATGGTGGTCGGCCTGCTGTCGGCGGTGTTCGTCAGTTATCGCAAGCCGCGCCGCTATTCGCTGGGCAAGATCGAAAACGCCGAGCGCACCCGCGCCCGCGTCAGCCGCAAATCGCTGGCCACCGCCTTCGCCGCCATCGTCGCCGCGTTTTCGGTGCAGCTGTACACCGACTCGATGATCATGGGCGCGCTGTCCGGCTTCCTGCTCTTCCTCGCCGCCGGCGTGGTGAAGTGGAAGGACGCAGACGGCGTGTTCAACGAGGGCATGAAGATGATGGCGATGGTGGGCTTCACGATGATCACCGCCCAGGGCTTCGCCGAGGTGCTGCGCGCCACCGGCGAGATCGCGCCGCTGGTCAAGGCCGGCGCGGCGATGTTCGACGGCCAGAAACCGCTGGCGGCGCTGGCGATGCTGGCCATAGGCATGACGGTGACGCTGGGCATAGGCTCGTCGTTCTCCACCGTGCCCATCCTCACCGCCATCTACGTGCCGCTGTGCGCGCACCTGGGCTTCTCGCCGCTGGCCACCGTCTCCATCATCGGCACCGCGGGCGCCCTGGGCGACGCCGGCTCGCCGGCGTCGGACTCGACGATGGGCCCGACCTCAGGCCTGAACCTGGACGGCCAGCACGACCACCTGCGCGACACGGTGATCCCGACCTTCCTGCATTTCAATCTGCCGCTGATGACGGCCGGCTGGATCGCGGCGATGGTGTTGTAG